Sequence from the Catenuloplanes indicus genome:
GGGTGCGGGCGCTCGCGTTCCGGCTGATCGACACGCTCGCGGAGCTGCACGCGGTCGACCCGGCCGCGGTGGGACTGCACGACTTCGGCCGGCCGGACGGGTTCAACGCGCGGCAGGTGTCCCGGTGGCGGCGGCAACTCGACGGCTCGCGCAGCCGCGACCTGCCCGGCATCGACGCGCTGGCCGGCCGGCTCGCCGCGACCGCACCGGAGCTGTCCGCCGCGAGCATCGTGCACGGCGACTTCCGGCTGGACAACACGCTGATCGACACCGGGCACGGAGACCGGGTCGCGGCCGTGCTCGACTGGGAGATGTCCACGCTCGGCGACCCGCTGGCCGACCTCGGGCTGCACGTCGTCTACCTGGGCACGCCGATGCCGGCCGCGCGCGGCTCGCACGACCCGGTCACCACGGTCCCCGGCCACCCCACCACCGGCGAGCTGATCACCCGTTATGCCGCACGATCCGGGCGGGACACCGGGAACCTCGGCTGGTACACGGCCATGTCCGCGTTCAAGCTCGCGGTGATCCTCGAGGGCGTCCACTACCGCTACACGCAGGGCAAGACCGTCGGCGCGGGCTTCGACACGATCGGCGCGCGCGTGCAGCCGCTGGTCGACCGGGGTCTCGCGGCGCTACCCGGAGAGGGGTGATCATGGATTTCGCGTTCGACGAGACCACGATGGACTACCACGCGCGGCTCAGCGACTTCCTGGACACGCACGTCCACCCGGCCGAGGCCGCCTACGACGCGCACCCGGCCGGAGACTGGAGTCCACCACCGATCCTGGCGGAGCTGCAGGCCGAGGCCCGGGCGCGCGGCCTGTGGAACCTGTTCCTGCCCGGCGAGCACGGCGCCGGCCTGACCAACCTGCAGTACGCGCCGCTGGCCGAGCTGACCGGCCGCAGCCCCGCGCTCGCCCCGGCCGCGCTCAACTGCGCCGCGCCGGACACCGGCAACATGGAACTGCTGGCCGAGTTCGGCACGCCCGCGCAGCGCAAGGAGTGGCTGGAGCCGCTGCTGGACGGCCGGATCCGGTCCGCGTTCGCGATGACCGAGCCGGACGTGGCCTCGTCCGACGCCACGAACATCACCACCAGCATCGTGCGGGACGGCGACGAGTACGTGATCAACGGCCGGAAGTGGTTCATCACCGGCGCGATGAACCCGGCCTGCGCGATCCTGATCGTGATGGGCAAGACCGATCCGTCCGCCGAGCGGCACCGGCAGCAGAGCCAGATCCTGGTCCCGCGGGACACCCCGGGCGTGCGGATCGTACGGGGCATGCGGACGTTCGGCTACGACGACGGCACGCACGGCGGGCACGCCGAGATCATCTTCGACGGCGTACGCGTACCCGCGGAGAACCTGATCGGCGCCGAAGGCGACGGTTTCGCCATCTCCCAGGCGCGGCTCGGCCCCGGCCGGATCCACCACTGCATGCGGCTGATCGGGATGGCCGAGCGCGCGGTCGAGCTGATGTGCCGGCGCGTGCTGTCCCGCGAGGCGTTCGGCCGGCCGCTCGCCGACCAGGGCGTGGTCCAGGACTGGATCGCCGAGTCCCGCGTCCGGATCGAGCAGCTGCGCCTGCTGGTGTTCAAGACCGCCTGGCTGATGGACACCGTGGGCAACCGCGGCGCGCACACCGAGATCCAGGCCATCAAGATCGCCGCGCCGTCCACCGTGGAATGGATCCTGGACAAGGCGGTGCAGGCGCACGGTGCGGGCGGCGTCAGCCAGGACACGCCGCTCGCCCAGCTCTGGGTCGCGGCCCGCACGCTGCGGCTCGCGGACGGTCCGGACGAGGTGCATCGCCGCGGCCTGGCCCGGCGCGAGCTGGCGAGGTGGACGGCATGAACCTGGCCCGGCTGTTCGAGACCGCGCACGAGAAGCACGGTGAGTACCCGGCGCTGCGCGTGGAGGGCACGTGGCACTCGTCCGGCCGGCTGTTCGACCGGGCGGTGCGGTTCAGCGCCGGCCTGCGCGCGCTCGGCGTGCGGCCGGGCGACCGGGTGGTGGTGTTCATGGCCAACTGCCCCGAGGTGGTGATCAGCTACCACGCGATCTGGCGCGCGGGCGCGGTGGTCACGCCGATCGTGTTCCTGGTGACGCCGGCCGAGCTGCGCCACATGATCGACGACTCCGGCGCGGTCGCGGTGATCACCACGGCCGAGCTGCTGCCGAAGGTGCAGGCCGCGATCACCGGCCTGGACGTGCCGGTCGTGGTCGACTTCGCGCCGCACGAGGAGCAGCCCGGCCCGCTGGTCGACCGGGGCGCGGACGAGCTGGCCGCGCTGCTCTACACCGGCGGGACCACCGGGCGCAGCAAGGGCGTGGCGCTCACCCACGCGAACATCGACGCGGCGTCGGCGGCGTCCCGCGCGGTCAGCTTCGTGCCCGGGATCTCCCGGTCGGTGACCGCGCTGCCGCTGTCCCACTCGTACGGCATGCTGGTCACGGTCGGCACCCAGCAGATCCCGGAGCCGGAGTCGAGCGTGCTGCTGCGTTTCTTCGACGCGAAGGCGTGGCTGCGGGCGGCATCGGAGTTCCGGGTGCAGCAGGCCGCGGTCGTACCGTCGATGATCTCGATGTTGCTGGCCGAGCCGCTCGAGGACTTCGACCTGTCGGCACTGCGCAACGTGTTCTCCGGTGCGGCGCCGCTGCCCCGCGCGGTCGCCGAGGAGTTCGTGCGGCGGGTGCCGTCCGCGCAGATCCTGGAGGGGTACGGCTGCACCGAGACGGCCGGGATCCTCACCTCCACACCGCCGGGCCGGGCCCGCCCGGGCACCGTGGGCCTGCCGGTGCCGGGCGTGTCGCTGCGGCTCGTCGGCTTCGACGACGCCCCGGTCCCGCCCGGCGAACCCGGCGAGATCGTGGCGTCCGGCCCGAACGTGATGGCCGCCTACTGGGACGGCACCCGCGACTTCACGCCGGACGGCTGGCTCCGCACCGGAGACGTCGGGACGATCGACGACGACGGGTACCTGTCCATCATCGACCGCAAGAAGGACGTGATCATCCGGGGCGGCTACAACGTCTACCCGCGCGACGTGGAGGAGGCGCTGATCCGGCACCCCGCGGTCACCGGGTGCGCCGTGATCGGCCGGCCGGACAACCGGCTCGGCGAGGAGGTGGTCGCCATGGTCACCGTCTCGTCCCCGGTCACCGCCGACGACCTGCGCGAATACGCCAAGACCGTGCTGGCCGCGACCAAGTACCCGAGGGAGATCCGCATCGTCGACGCGATCCCGCTGACCTCGGTCGGTAAGGTGGACCGCAAGCGTCTCCGCACCGGTCTCACGGTGGACGGCGCCGGACCCGGCTGAGGGAGATCGACGACTGGGCCTAGAGCCGGTATCGAAGTGGGGGTCGGAGCGAGGCGCGGTCCAGGTGTCGTCCGGGTGTGCGGCGCGTGGGCCTCGCCGCAGCCCGGCATTCCACTTCGATACAGGCTCTAGGGTCGATCGGGTGGTGGCGGCCCGCGCATGACGAGCGCCCGGCCCGCCCCGCCGACCGGGTCGACGCGCCCGCCGATGTGCGCGGCGACCCTGCAACCCCGGCGTGTCCGCGCCGGGAGACCTCCGGTGCACCGCGCCGGCGACAGAATCGGTGGGGACATGGCTGACGCGCACACGGCCTTAGCCGCTGGTGGGAATTCCACTCCTGGCAGAGTCGACGGCCGGACCGCCCGCGCCGAACGCACCCGCCGCGCCATCGTCGAGGCCCACTACGCGCTGATCTCCGAGGGCGACCTGAAACCGACCGGCGAGCGCATCGCGGAACGCGCCGGCGTCTCCCT
This genomic interval carries:
- a CDS encoding phosphotransferase family protein, with product MAGVTDGPPGLDLAALRKHLDDALPGLVTGPLDGAVIAGGRSNLTYTVTDGVTTWVVRRPPLGHVLATAHDMGREHRVMAALRGTAVPVPAMVHFCPDETVIGAPFYVMEHVRGAVLREPESLAALGPERVRALAFRLIDTLAELHAVDPAAVGLHDFGRPDGFNARQVSRWRRQLDGSRSRDLPGIDALAGRLAATAPELSAASIVHGDFRLDNTLIDTGHGDRVAAVLDWEMSTLGDPLADLGLHVVYLGTPMPAARGSHDPVTTVPGHPTTGELITRYAARSGRDTGNLGWYTAMSAFKLAVILEGVHYRYTQGKTVGAGFDTIGARVQPLVDRGLAALPGEG
- a CDS encoding class I adenylate-forming enzyme family protein — translated: MNLARLFETAHEKHGEYPALRVEGTWHSSGRLFDRAVRFSAGLRALGVRPGDRVVVFMANCPEVVISYHAIWRAGAVVTPIVFLVTPAELRHMIDDSGAVAVITTAELLPKVQAAITGLDVPVVVDFAPHEEQPGPLVDRGADELAALLYTGGTTGRSKGVALTHANIDAASAASRAVSFVPGISRSVTALPLSHSYGMLVTVGTQQIPEPESSVLLRFFDAKAWLRAASEFRVQQAAVVPSMISMLLAEPLEDFDLSALRNVFSGAAPLPRAVAEEFVRRVPSAQILEGYGCTETAGILTSTPPGRARPGTVGLPVPGVSLRLVGFDDAPVPPGEPGEIVASGPNVMAAYWDGTRDFTPDGWLRTGDVGTIDDDGYLSIIDRKKDVIIRGGYNVYPRDVEEALIRHPAVTGCAVIGRPDNRLGEEVVAMVTVSSPVTADDLREYAKTVLAATKYPREIRIVDAIPLTSVGKVDRKRLRTGLTVDGAGPG
- a CDS encoding acyl-CoA dehydrogenase family protein, translating into MDFAFDETTMDYHARLSDFLDTHVHPAEAAYDAHPAGDWSPPPILAELQAEARARGLWNLFLPGEHGAGLTNLQYAPLAELTGRSPALAPAALNCAAPDTGNMELLAEFGTPAQRKEWLEPLLDGRIRSAFAMTEPDVASSDATNITTSIVRDGDEYVINGRKWFITGAMNPACAILIVMGKTDPSAERHRQQSQILVPRDTPGVRIVRGMRTFGYDDGTHGGHAEIIFDGVRVPAENLIGAEGDGFAISQARLGPGRIHHCMRLIGMAERAVELMCRRVLSREAFGRPLADQGVVQDWIAESRVRIEQLRLLVFKTAWLMDTVGNRGAHTEIQAIKIAAPSTVEWILDKAVQAHGAGGVSQDTPLAQLWVAARTLRLADGPDEVHRRGLARRELARWTA